One region of Haloprofundus salilacus genomic DNA includes:
- a CDS encoding pantoate kinase: MAGEAVAFVPGHVTGFFSAHPNDDPRVAGSRGAGVTLSTGVTVRVRPAETTTVTLGRDPVRIDPVERVLNALSVTAAVDAETSLPLGAGFGVSGAMALGTALAANDAFGRALSENELVTLAHGAEVQSDTGLGDVVAQARGGVPIRLEPGAPGEGLLDGVPAQTRVEYVTFGELSTEDVLSGDTTRLSEAGARALSTLVERPTLDRFMFASRRFAREAGLLTDRAEAAIREVNAVDGEASMAMLGDSVFALGTGLSDAGYDPSVCHTHPAGARLLGGDEADALADHESSPAASRRE; encoded by the coding sequence ATGGCTGGCGAGGCAGTAGCGTTCGTCCCGGGGCACGTGACCGGATTCTTCAGCGCCCATCCGAACGACGACCCGAGAGTCGCCGGCTCTCGGGGGGCGGGCGTGACGCTCTCGACCGGTGTGACCGTCCGGGTTCGCCCGGCGGAAACCACGACGGTGACGCTCGGCCGCGACCCCGTTCGGATCGATCCGGTCGAGCGCGTGCTGAACGCGCTCTCGGTGACGGCGGCCGTCGACGCCGAGACGTCGCTGCCGCTGGGTGCGGGGTTCGGCGTCTCGGGCGCGATGGCGCTCGGCACCGCGCTCGCGGCCAACGACGCGTTCGGTCGCGCGCTCTCGGAGAACGAACTCGTAACCCTCGCCCACGGCGCGGAGGTGCAGTCCGACACGGGTCTCGGCGACGTCGTCGCGCAGGCGCGCGGCGGCGTGCCGATTCGCCTCGAACCCGGCGCGCCCGGCGAGGGGTTACTGGACGGCGTCCCCGCTCAGACCCGCGTCGAGTACGTCACGTTCGGCGAACTCTCCACCGAGGACGTGCTCTCGGGTGACACGACCCGACTCTCGGAGGCCGGCGCGCGCGCGCTCTCGACTCTCGTCGAACGGCCGACGCTCGACCGGTTCATGTTCGCCTCGCGCCGGTTCGCCCGGGAGGCGGGACTGCTTACCGACCGCGCCGAGGCGGCGATACGCGAGGTGAACGCCGTCGACGGCGAGGCGTCGATGGCGATGCTCGGCGACTCCGTCTTCGCGCTCGGCACCGGGCTCTCCGACGCGGGGTACGACCCGTCTGTCTGCCACACTCACCCCGCGGGCGCGAGACTGCTCGGGGGCGACGAAGCCGACGCGCTCGCGGACCACGAGTCGTCTCCCGCTGCGTCGCGCCGCGAGTAG
- a CDS encoding PRC-barrel domain containing protein has protein sequence MATQITDDDEGKKVVAGDGDTVGIVADVEHGTAYVEPNPGLTEKLKSKLGWGERDEDTYPLQEKAVESVTDDEVRLRRDV, from the coding sequence ATGGCAACTCAGATCACCGACGACGATGAAGGGAAGAAGGTCGTCGCCGGCGACGGCGACACCGTAGGCATCGTTGCGGACGTCGAACACGGAACGGCGTACGTCGAACCGAACCCCGGACTCACCGAGAAACTCAAGTCGAAGCTCGGTTGGGGTGAGAGGGACGAGGACACGTACCCGCTCCAGGAGAAAGCCGTCGAATCGGTCACCGACGACGAAGTCAGACTTCGTCGGGACGTGTGA
- the aspS gene encoding aspartate--tRNA(Asn) ligase, with translation MQNRTYAADAEPGDTVTLAGWVHEVRDLGGIAFLILRDTTGKIQIKFEKDEMDEELVETGLSVHRESVISVTGDVGEEPRAPTGVEVVPESLDVVAEADPQLPLDPSGKVDAELPTRLDNRTLDLRKEEVKAIFEIRAEVQRAVRERFRELHATEINTPKIVATGTEGGTELFPITYFGREAFMNQSPQLFKQLMVGSGLERVFEVGPIFRAEEHNTPRHLNEATSIDFESAFADHTEAMDVCEAVVKAAYEAVEENCQRQLEALGLEDEFEAPSGEFPRLTYEEAIERINASGELDEHLVWGDDLPTEGEKALGEDVGEHYFITDWPSEIKPFYIKDHDDDETLSTGFDMMHPNMELVSGGQREHRYDELVAGFEQQGLDPESFDYYTKMFKYGMPPHAGFGLGGERLIMTMLGLENIREAVLFPRDRQRLSP, from the coding sequence ATGCAAAACCGAACGTACGCAGCAGACGCCGAACCCGGCGACACGGTGACGCTCGCCGGCTGGGTCCACGAAGTTCGTGACCTCGGCGGCATCGCTTTCCTCATCCTTCGGGACACCACCGGCAAGATTCAGATCAAGTTCGAGAAAGACGAGATGGACGAGGAGCTCGTCGAGACGGGACTCAGCGTCCACCGCGAGAGCGTCATCTCGGTGACCGGCGACGTCGGCGAGGAGCCGCGCGCGCCGACGGGCGTCGAGGTCGTCCCCGAGAGCCTCGACGTCGTCGCTGAGGCGGACCCGCAACTGCCGCTGGACCCCTCCGGGAAGGTCGACGCCGAACTGCCGACGCGCCTCGACAACCGGACGCTCGATCTCCGCAAGGAGGAGGTGAAGGCCATCTTCGAGATTCGCGCCGAGGTCCAGCGCGCCGTCCGCGAGCGGTTCCGCGAACTGCACGCGACCGAGATCAACACGCCGAAAATCGTCGCTACGGGAACCGAGGGCGGCACCGAACTGTTCCCCATCACGTACTTCGGCCGCGAGGCGTTCATGAACCAGTCGCCGCAGCTGTTCAAGCAGCTGATGGTCGGCTCCGGGCTGGAGCGCGTCTTCGAGGTCGGTCCCATCTTCCGCGCCGAGGAACACAACACGCCGCGGCACCTCAACGAGGCGACCTCCATCGACTTCGAGTCGGCGTTCGCTGACCACACCGAGGCGATGGACGTCTGCGAAGCCGTCGTCAAGGCGGCGTATGAGGCGGTCGAAGAGAACTGCCAGCGTCAACTCGAAGCGCTCGGACTCGAAGACGAGTTCGAGGCACCGTCGGGCGAGTTCCCGCGTCTCACCTACGAGGAGGCCATCGAGCGCATCAATGCGTCGGGCGAACTCGACGAACATCTCGTCTGGGGCGACGACCTGCCGACCGAAGGCGAGAAGGCGCTCGGCGAGGACGTCGGCGAGCACTACTTCATCACCGACTGGCCCAGCGAGATCAAGCCGTTCTACATCAAGGACCACGACGACGACGAGACGCTCTCGACGGGGTTCGACATGATGCACCCGAACATGGAACTCGTCTCGGGCGGTCAGCGCGAACACCGCTACGACGAACTCGTCGCCGGCTTCGAGCAGCAGGGTCTCGACCCCGAGTCGTTCGACTACTACACGAAGATGTTCAAGTACGGGATGCCCCCGCACGCCGGCTTCGGTCTAGGCGGCGAGCGTCTCATCATGACGATGCTCGGCCTCGAGAACATCCGCGAAGCGGTCCTCTTCCCGCGTGACAGGCAGCGTCTGTCGCCCTAG
- a CDS encoding Lrp/AsnC family transcriptional regulator, with protein MSRELDDLDRYIIYALQGDARGTSAREIAEMKGVSPSTVRNRIHRLEESDVVRGSHLDIDFEAAGYQLYTLILCTAPIPKREELAHEACNVDGVVSVREIMTGEENVHITVVGEDSDDLSRIGRDLSSLGFEIVEEELIRNEYTCPYSPFSEVAKE; from the coding sequence ATGTCGCGGGAACTCGACGACCTCGACCGCTACATCATCTACGCACTCCAAGGCGACGCTCGCGGAACGTCGGCCAGGGAGATCGCCGAGATGAAAGGCGTCTCCCCCAGTACCGTTCGCAACCGGATTCACCGACTCGAAGAGAGCGACGTCGTCCGAGGGAGCCACCTCGACATCGACTTCGAGGCGGCCGGCTACCAACTGTACACGCTCATCCTCTGTACGGCCCCGATTCCCAAGCGCGAAGAACTCGCACACGAGGCGTGCAACGTCGACGGCGTCGTCTCGGTTCGCGAGATAATGACCGGCGAGGAGAACGTCCACATCACCGTCGTCGGCGAGGACAGCGACGACCTGAGCCGGATCGGCCGCGACCTGAGTTCGCTCGGTTTCGAAATCGTCGAGGAGGAACTCATCCGCAACGAGTACACCTGTCCGTACAGTCCGTTCAGCGAGGTCGCCAAGGAGTAG
- a CDS encoding cation:proton antiporter, which yields MVEAAEIDILGLLLVLAVAWVFGALAERLGYPAMMGELFAGLVFGPPILGIIQPSEVLMVLSELGVFLLMVYVGTEVDLHKLFELGPQALLIAIGGFVIPFGLGYGAGIVLGESMGAALFLGLAMAATSLATKSRILSDLDLLDTRIAGVLLGGALVSDVGVLVAFAGIIGFVEAGSVNPLDIGVILAKALAFFAVTLFIGDRFLPPLWSKLEDLRERYGFVDKTTAFTFALLVALLFAELAALAGLHMIIGGFMAGMFLRQADITPGLYEHMENVIYDLAIGFFAPIFFVTVAFELTFDVFTQNFGLLALLVAIAFVGKIAGSWLFSLPTKLTSREGLVIGFGMNGRGTVEIIIASIGLSAGVIDQQMFSILVFIAIFTTALVPMTMTWGVKLLESAGELVRLDEEEAVGTAD from the coding sequence GTGGTCGAAGCGGCGGAGATCGACATTCTAGGTCTCTTGCTCGTTCTCGCCGTCGCGTGGGTGTTCGGCGCGCTCGCCGAACGCCTTGGCTACCCGGCGATGATGGGCGAACTGTTCGCCGGACTCGTCTTCGGGCCGCCGATACTGGGAATCATCCAACCGTCCGAGGTGCTGATGGTGCTCTCGGAACTCGGCGTCTTCCTGTTGATGGTGTACGTCGGCACCGAGGTCGACCTCCACAAGCTCTTCGAACTCGGCCCGCAGGCGCTTCTCATCGCTATCGGCGGGTTCGTCATCCCGTTCGGTCTCGGCTACGGGGCCGGCATCGTCCTCGGGGAGTCGATGGGTGCGGCGCTGTTTCTCGGACTCGCGATGGCGGCGACGTCGCTGGCGACGAAGTCGCGCATCCTCTCGGACCTCGACCTGCTCGACACGCGTATCGCGGGGGTGCTACTCGGCGGTGCGCTCGTCTCCGACGTCGGCGTTCTCGTCGCGTTCGCGGGCATCATCGGCTTCGTCGAAGCCGGGTCGGTGAACCCCCTCGACATCGGCGTTATACTCGCGAAAGCGCTGGCGTTCTTCGCCGTAACACTGTTCATCGGCGACCGCTTCCTGCCGCCGCTGTGGTCGAAACTCGAAGACCTCCGCGAACGGTACGGCTTCGTCGACAAAACGACGGCGTTCACGTTCGCGCTCCTGGTCGCGCTGTTGTTCGCCGAACTCGCCGCGCTGGCGGGACTGCACATGATCATCGGCGGCTTCATGGCCGGGATGTTCCTCCGTCAGGCGGACATCACGCCGGGACTGTACGAGCACATGGAGAACGTCATCTACGACCTCGCAATCGGTTTCTTCGCGCCCATCTTCTTCGTGACCGTCGCCTTCGAGCTAACGTTCGACGTGTTCACGCAGAACTTCGGCCTGCTCGCGCTGCTCGTCGCTATCGCGTTCGTCGGCAAAATCGCCGGCTCGTGGCTCTTCTCGCTGCCGACAAAACTCACCTCCCGCGAGGGGTTGGTCATCGGGTTCGGGATGAACGGCCGCGGCACCGTCGAGATCATCATCGCCTCCATTGGGTTGTCGGCGGGCGTCATCGACCAGCAGATGTTCTCCATCCTCGTGTTCATCGCCATCTTCACGACGGCGCTCGTCCCGATGACGATGACCTGGGGCGTCAAACTGCTCGAGTCCGCGGGCGAACTCGTCAGGCTCGACGAGGAGGAAGCCGTCGGTACGGCGGACTGA
- a CDS encoding phosphoglycerol geranylgeranyltransferase: MTLSWESWDHILKIDPDKDLVDGETFADVCETGTDAIEIGGTLDITTEKMQRVVDACAEYDVPLYQEPSNPAVVVDDDALDGYLIPTVFNAGDSFWVTGAHKEWVRIENGLDWERTHTEAYIVLNPEASVAQLTDADCDQSVDDVSAWAAVAEKMFGQDIVYVEYSGMYGDTEKVQAAHDALDDATLFYGGGIRSYDAAYEMGQHADVVVVGDLLHDEGVDAVRETVEGVKDAHAE; encoded by the coding sequence ATGACTCTGTCGTGGGAATCGTGGGACCACATCCTCAAAATCGACCCGGACAAGGACCTCGTCGACGGCGAGACGTTCGCCGACGTCTGTGAGACCGGAACCGACGCCATCGAAATCGGCGGTACGCTCGACATCACCACAGAGAAGATGCAGCGCGTCGTCGACGCCTGCGCCGAGTACGACGTCCCGCTGTACCAGGAACCGTCGAACCCCGCCGTCGTCGTCGACGACGACGCGCTTGACGGCTACCTCATCCCGACCGTGTTCAACGCCGGCGACTCCTTCTGGGTCACCGGCGCGCACAAAGAGTGGGTCCGCATCGAGAACGGTCTCGACTGGGAGCGCACGCACACCGAGGCGTACATCGTCCTCAATCCGGAGGCCTCGGTCGCGCAGTTGACCGACGCTGACTGCGACCAGTCCGTCGACGACGTGTCGGCGTGGGCCGCCGTCGCCGAGAAGATGTTCGGCCAGGACATCGTCTACGTCGAGTACTCCGGCATGTACGGCGACACCGAGAAAGTACAGGCCGCCCACGACGCGCTCGACGACGCGACGCTGTTCTATGGCGGCGGCATCCGCAGCTACGACGCCGCCTACGAGATGGGTCAACACGCCGACGTAGTCGTCGTCGGCGACCTGCTCCACGACGAGGGCGTCGACGCGGTCCGCGAAACCGTCGAAGGCGTCAAAGACGCCCACGCCGAGTAA
- a CDS encoding DNA topoisomerase I — MSKGPELIITEKDNAARRIADILSGDSAEAERMNGVNVYKWGGKRCIGLSGHVVGVDFPSEYNDWRDVEPVELIDAPIDKHPTQENIVAALRRLARHASRVTIATDYDREGELIGKETYELVRDVNEDAPIDRVRFSSITKNEVTEAFENPEDLDFDLAAAGEARQIIDLVWGAALTRFLSLSARQLGNDFISVGRVQGPTLKLIVDREREIDAFDPEAYWELFADLEKSETGENFEAQYFYPDEDGNEAERVWDEETANAVYDTLQTASSATVRAVRRRTRTDKPPAPFNTTQFIRAAGSIGYSAQRAMSIAEDLYTAGYITYPRTDNTVYPDDLDPEELVSEFVGTRRFGDDAESLLELDELTATEGDEETTDHPPIHPTGELPSSADVSEDEYEVYELVVRRFFATVAEAAKWEHLRVVADVDADSEPLSLKANGKRLVKEGYHAVYPYFNNTESFVPDVAEGEELAVTDTRFEAKETQPPRRYGQSRLIETMEKMGIGTKATRHDVIQKLYDRNYIESDPPRPTRLARAVVSASEEFADRIVSDEMTAQLESDMLAIADGEKNLEDVTEESREMLEAVFEGLMESSDELGSQLQKSLKADKTLGPCPECGADLLVRKSRYGSYFVGCDGYPDCEYTLPLPSTGKPLILEDECEDHGLHHVKMLAGRKTFVHGCPQCKADEADEQDDLIIGACPDCGEEHGGELAIKQLRSGSRLVGCTRYPECDYSLPLPRRGEIEVTDEECDEHGLPHLVVHNGDEPWELGCPICNYREYQAQQVGGDELQSISGIGEKTAEKLKEAGIDDVPGLKDADPDDVASSVEGVGADTVRDWQAKAD, encoded by the coding sequence ATGAGCAAGGGGCCGGAACTGATCATCACCGAGAAGGACAACGCCGCGAGACGCATCGCGGACATCCTCAGCGGCGACTCCGCAGAGGCCGAGCGGATGAACGGGGTGAACGTCTACAAGTGGGGCGGCAAGCGCTGCATCGGGCTGTCGGGCCACGTCGTCGGCGTCGACTTCCCGTCGGAGTACAACGACTGGCGCGACGTCGAACCCGTCGAACTCATCGACGCACCCATCGACAAACACCCGACGCAGGAGAATATCGTCGCCGCGCTGCGACGTCTCGCCCGCCACGCCTCCCGGGTCACTATCGCCACCGACTACGACCGTGAGGGTGAACTAATCGGGAAGGAAACGTACGAACTCGTCCGCGACGTGAACGAGGACGCGCCCATCGACCGCGTTCGCTTCTCCTCCATCACGAAAAACGAGGTGACGGAGGCGTTCGAGAACCCGGAAGACCTCGACTTCGACCTTGCCGCCGCGGGCGAGGCCCGTCAGATTATCGACCTCGTCTGGGGCGCAGCGCTGACGCGTTTTCTCTCGTTGTCGGCCCGACAGCTCGGCAACGACTTCATCTCCGTCGGCCGGGTGCAGGGACCGACGCTGAAGCTCATCGTCGACCGCGAGCGCGAGATCGACGCGTTCGACCCGGAGGCGTACTGGGAGCTGTTCGCCGACCTCGAAAAGTCGGAGACGGGCGAGAACTTCGAGGCGCAGTACTTCTATCCCGACGAGGACGGCAACGAGGCCGAACGAGTCTGGGACGAGGAGACCGCGAACGCGGTGTACGACACCCTGCAGACCGCCTCGTCGGCGACGGTCCGGGCGGTTCGACGCCGCACGCGGACGGACAAGCCGCCCGCGCCGTTCAACACCACGCAGTTCATCCGCGCGGCGGGCAGCATCGGCTACTCCGCCCAGCGCGCGATGAGCATCGCCGAGGACCTCTACACGGCCGGCTACATCACCTACCCGCGAACCGACAACACCGTCTACCCGGACGATCTGGACCCCGAAGAACTGGTCTCCGAGTTCGTCGGCACCCGGCGCTTTGGCGACGACGCCGAGTCGCTGCTCGAACTCGACGAACTCACGGCGACGGAGGGCGACGAAGAGACGACCGACCACCCGCCGATCCACCCGACGGGCGAACTCCCCTCCTCGGCGGACGTCTCCGAGGACGAGTACGAGGTGTACGAGCTCGTCGTCCGGCGCTTCTTCGCCACCGTCGCCGAGGCGGCGAAGTGGGAGCATCTCCGCGTCGTCGCCGACGTGGACGCCGACAGCGAACCGCTCTCGCTGAAGGCCAACGGCAAGCGCCTCGTCAAGGAGGGCTACCACGCCGTCTACCCGTACTTCAACAACACCGAGAGCTTCGTCCCCGACGTGGCGGAGGGCGAGGAACTCGCGGTCACCGACACCCGCTTCGAGGCCAAGGAGACCCAGCCGCCGCGGCGGTACGGCCAGTCGCGGCTCATCGAGACGATGGAGAAGATGGGCATCGGGACGAAGGCGACGCGCCACGACGTGATTCAGAAGCTCTACGACCGAAACTACATCGAGAGCGACCCGCCGCGGCCGACCCGCCTCGCCCGCGCCGTCGTCAGCGCGTCCGAGGAGTTCGCCGACCGCATCGTCTCCGACGAGATGACCGCGCAACTCGAATCCGATATGCTCGCCATCGCCGACGGCGAGAAGAACCTCGAAGACGTGACCGAGGAGTCCCGCGAGATGCTCGAAGCCGTCTTCGAGGGGCTGATGGAGTCCAGCGACGAGTTGGGCAGCCAACTGCAGAAATCCCTGAAGGCGGACAAGACGCTCGGGCCGTGTCCGGAGTGCGGCGCGGACCTGCTCGTCCGCAAGAGCCGGTACGGCTCGTACTTCGTCGGCTGCGACGGCTACCCCGACTGCGAGTACACCCTTCCGCTTCCCTCGACGGGCAAGCCGCTCATCCTCGAAGACGAGTGCGAGGACCACGGCCTCCACCACGTGAAGATGCTCGCCGGACGCAAGACGTTCGTCCACGGCTGTCCGCAGTGCAAGGCGGACGAGGCCGACGAGCAGGACGACCTGATAATCGGCGCGTGTCCCGACTGTGGTGAGGAACACGGGGGCGAGTTGGCTATCAAGCAACTCCGTTCCGGCTCTCGTCTCGTCGGCTGTACCCGCTATCCGGAGTGCGACTACTCGCTGCCGCTGCCGCGCCGCGGCGAGATAGAGGTCACCGACGAGGAGTGCGACGAGCACGGACTCCCCCACCTGGTCGTCCACAACGGCGACGAGCCGTGGGAACTCGGCTGTCCGATCTGCAACTACCGCGAGTACCAGGCCCAGCAGGTCGGCGGCGACGAACTCCAGAGTATCTCCGGCATCGGCGAGAAGACGGCGGAGAAACTGAAGGAGGCGGGCATCGACGACGTGCCCGGATTGAAGGACGCCGACCCCGACGACGTAGCGTCGAGCGTTGAGGGCGTCGGCGCGGACACGGTTCGGGACTGGCAGGCGAAAGCGGACTAA
- a CDS encoding S9 family peptidase, with protein MPQYAVARYLGIDAARQPAFSPNGDQLTFLRDTTGTPQIWTLDEADAPPTRLTAFEERISFVDWSPTREEFVFGMDRGSDERDQLFRYDAADGTIHGLTERPEAIHGWGGWSPSGDRFAFTSNRRDAQAFDVYVQSRNGGPDDAERVFDSDGWLEVLGWGPDRETLALREAHASFDQELSILDLKTGEVRVVTPEGEASYDCVAFGPDDDALYLVTNYDADTSYLGRLDLDSAALDVVVPGGDWNVEEFVFDRDSRTIVYGRNVDGYSELYAGELTDETAVEVEEVDLPEGVAADVTLSPDGERFAFTLSENSEPFGVYAGEVESNSGPTRWTPMDTVGVPRSTFRSAETIRYESFDGRTIPAYWTLPEDAEPGVTPVIVDIHGGPEHQRRPWFYPTKQFFVNEGYAVLEPNVRGSSGYGKAYTHLDDREKRMDSVKDVRAAVDWLYEQDAVDPDRIVAYGRSYGGFMVLAAITEYTDVWAAAVEFVGIADFETFLENTGEWRRDHRSAEYGSLDDRELLREISPIHNIDRIRCPLFVQHGANDPRVPVGETEQIVERVRERGVPVEKLVFEDEGHHTTTRSNLVEEFERIGAFLDEHV; from the coding sequence ATGCCACAGTACGCCGTCGCTCGCTATCTCGGCATCGACGCCGCCCGACAGCCCGCATTCTCGCCGAACGGCGACCAACTCACGTTCCTCCGCGACACGACCGGCACGCCCCAGATCTGGACGCTCGACGAGGCGGACGCGCCGCCGACGCGACTCACCGCCTTCGAGGAGCGCATCTCCTTCGTCGACTGGTCGCCGACGCGCGAGGAGTTCGTCTTCGGAATGGATCGGGGCAGCGACGAGCGCGACCAACTGTTCCGCTACGACGCCGCCGACGGGACGATTCACGGCCTCACCGAGCGCCCCGAGGCGATACACGGCTGGGGCGGGTGGTCGCCCTCCGGTGATCGGTTCGCGTTCACCTCGAACCGAAGGGACGCGCAGGCGTTCGACGTGTACGTCCAGTCGCGAAACGGCGGCCCCGACGACGCGGAACGCGTCTTCGACTCCGACGGTTGGCTCGAAGTCCTCGGTTGGGGACCCGACAGGGAGACGCTTGCGCTCCGCGAGGCGCACGCGAGTTTCGACCAAGAGTTGTCGATTCTCGACCTCAAAACCGGCGAGGTACGCGTTGTCACCCCCGAGGGCGAGGCCAGCTACGACTGCGTGGCGTTCGGTCCCGACGACGACGCGCTGTATCTGGTGACGAACTACGACGCGGATACGAGCTATCTCGGCCGACTCGACCTCGACTCGGCCGCTCTCGACGTCGTCGTTCCGGGCGGTGACTGGAACGTCGAGGAGTTCGTCTTCGACCGCGATTCTCGAACAATCGTCTACGGTCGCAACGTCGACGGGTACTCCGAACTCTACGCGGGCGAACTCACCGACGAGACGGCGGTCGAAGTCGAAGAAGTCGACCTGCCGGAGGGTGTCGCCGCCGACGTGACGCTCAGTCCCGACGGCGAGCGATTCGCGTTCACGCTCTCGGAGAATAGCGAACCGTTCGGCGTCTACGCCGGAGAGGTAGAATCGAACAGTGGACCGACGCGCTGGACGCCGATGGACACCGTCGGCGTCCCGCGGTCGACGTTCCGGAGCGCCGAGACGATTCGGTACGAGTCGTTCGACGGTCGCACGATACCGGCGTACTGGACGCTTCCCGAGGACGCCGAACCGGGCGTGACCCCGGTCATCGTCGACATCCACGGCGGCCCGGAGCACCAGCGGCGACCGTGGTTCTACCCGACGAAGCAGTTCTTCGTCAACGAGGGGTACGCCGTGCTCGAACCGAACGTCCGCGGGTCGTCGGGCTACGGGAAGGCCTACACCCACCTCGACGACCGCGAGAAGCGGATGGACTCGGTGAAAGACGTTAGAGCGGCCGTCGACTGGCTGTACGAGCAGGACGCCGTCGATCCCGATCGGATCGTCGCCTACGGCCGCTCCTACGGCGGGTTCATGGTACTCGCGGCCATCACTGAGTATACCGACGTCTGGGCTGCGGCGGTGGAGTTCGTCGGCATCGCCGACTTCGAGACCTTTCTAGAGAACACTGGCGAGTGGCGGCGCGACCACCGAAGCGCCGAGTACGGGTCGCTGGACGACCGGGAGTTGCTGCGAGAGATCAGTCCGATTCACAACATCGATAGAATCCGGTGTCCGTTGTTCGTCCAACACGGCGCGAACGACCCGCGCGTCCCCGTCGGCGAGACGGAGCAGATAGTCGAGCGGGTGCGCGAGCGCGGCGTGCCGGTAGAGAAACTCGTCTTCGAGGACGAAGGCCACCACACGACGACGCGGTCGAACCTCGTCGAGGAGTTCGAGCGGATTGGGGCGTTCTTGGACGAGCACGTCTGA
- a CDS encoding MATE family efflux transporter, whose amino-acid sequence MTTGAISPKLVALAWPLVAGNLLQTFYNLADMFWVGRVSPEAVAAVSLMFPLSWMFVSTAMGITAATIALVSQHVGAGNDREADHVVGQTILLTVGVSIALALFGLAIQRPLLSAMGLSGPVFTEALAYIEVIFVALPFTFCFFAFRAALQGAGDTKTAMWLMVGSAGLNVVLDPLFILGFGPFPAWGTRGAAVATLISRALVTVAGVYILLRGDWGVRLRIPDLRPDKSVLKKLVEVGYPATLDGWARSFAAVAMATLVAQFTVAAIAAYGIGVRLMSVSWTVSGAVGQATATGVGQNLGAKTPERAAEVTWKATVGTMGVLFAAAALVFAFPNVAMRIFVGDEAVVAEGIRFLRIIAPFWAFFGGTMVIQGAFRGAGQTKVAMALSFLSRWIFRVPVALILAFAWTVPLPGGMTVRAFDWGVDGLWWAFAVGATAAFVVAVLWFQRGGWQQSVIEESESRPSAAD is encoded by the coding sequence ATGACCACCGGCGCGATCTCCCCGAAACTGGTCGCGTTAGCGTGGCCGCTGGTCGCCGGGAACCTACTGCAGACGTTCTACAACCTCGCGGATATGTTCTGGGTCGGCCGCGTGAGTCCGGAGGCCGTCGCCGCCGTCTCGCTGATGTTTCCCCTCTCGTGGATGTTCGTCTCGACGGCGATGGGCATCACCGCGGCGACCATCGCGCTCGTCTCCCAACACGTTGGCGCGGGCAACGATCGGGAGGCCGACCACGTCGTCGGCCAGACCATCCTGCTCACCGTCGGCGTCTCCATCGCCCTCGCCCTGTTTGGCCTCGCCATCCAGCGCCCGCTGTTGTCGGCGATGGGTCTCTCCGGACCGGTCTTTACGGAGGCGCTCGCGTACATCGAGGTCATCTTCGTCGCGCTCCCGTTCACATTCTGTTTCTTTGCCTTCCGCGCGGCGCTGCAGGGCGCGGGCGACACGAAGACCGCGATGTGGCTCATGGTCGGTTCGGCGGGCCTCAACGTCGTGTTGGACCCGCTTTTCATCCTCGGCTTCGGACCGTTCCCCGCGTGGGGGACGCGCGGCGCGGCGGTCGCCACCCTCATCTCGCGGGCGCTCGTCACCGTTGCAGGCGTCTACATCCTCCTCCGCGGCGACTGGGGCGTCCGCCTCCGGATCCCCGACCTCCGACCCGACAAATCGGTGCTGAAGAAACTCGTCGAAGTCGGCTACCCGGCGACGCTCGACGGGTGGGCACGCAGTTTCGCCGCCGTCGCGATGGCGACGCTCGTCGCGCAGTTCACCGTCGCCGCCATCGCCGCCTACGGCATCGGCGTCCGCCTCATGTCCGTCTCGTGGACCGTTTCGGGTGCCGTCGGACAGGCGACGGCGACGGGCGTCGGCCAGAATCTCGGCGCGAAGACGCCGGAACGAGCGGCGGAGGTGACGTGGAAAGCCACCGTCGGCACGATGGGCGTGCTGTTCGCCGCCGCCGCGCTCGTCTTTGCCTTTCCGAACGTGGCGATGCGAATCTTCGTCGGCGACGAAGCCGTCGTGGCCGAGGGCATCCGTTTCCTCCGCATCATCGCGCCGTTCTGGGCTTTTTTCGGCGGAACGATGGTGATTCAGGGCGCGTTTCGCGGCGCGGGCCAGACGAAAGTGGCGATGGCGCTGTCGTTCCTCTCGCGGTGGATATTCCGGGTGCCGGTGGCGCTCATCCTCGCGTTCGCGTGGACGGTTCCGCTGCCCGGCGGGATGACCGTGCGGGCGTTCGACTGGGGCGTAGACGGCCTCTGGTGGGCGTTCGCCGTCGGCGCGACGGCGGCGTTCGTCGTCGCCGTGCTCTGGTTCCAGCGCGGCGGATGGCAGCAGAGCGTGATAGAGGAGTCGGAGTCGCGGCCGTCGGCGGCGGACTGA